The following proteins are encoded in a genomic region of Brachypodium distachyon strain Bd21 chromosome 1, Brachypodium_distachyon_v3.0, whole genome shotgun sequence:
- the LOC100834259 gene encoding uncharacterized protein LOC100834259, which yields MDSFSAQELLKIPPPISLHSDYDPGSPPGSILLDPYGYLSSRTNGTTAGAFTRDGRTILVTFWVASPPRASYFTFDCCDFQPSMNGNLPKAVYSEDDLVLFRFPIVTISRRDEDQCPLYSEDNHYFVYQAGTKNRLPSLHLVAVPHHVEFGDRGAVLLRCRDQDMFYLALLHRVYGFNYDDDEQYDLHLYNSKTGGWNTKLTHIDYSPKEYFEFAYPNAVLTIGGESGSVAWVNLWRGILICHLLLPDNHILRYIPLPVPKPPGGFALYSRNMMVFGDHIKFLEMFRPSCDSGRTCGTQDLVAARKKMKISDIGSGNIWEEDCAVNISEIPVESLEFAQMLPSLKQVTDTKVTLKRLHAGYPALSFQDADVVYIMQTPVPDEDKAVMIAVDMKNKTIKDVAYFGSGRYISYHHTYLQSGISKYLDIWSSSRSWEKADATSEDHLSS from the exons ATGGACTCGTTCTCCGCCCAAGAGTTGCTCAAGATCCCTCCGCCTATCTCTCTCCACTCCGATTATGATCCGGGCTCTCCTCCTGGGTCGATCCTCCTCGACCCGTACGGCTACCTCAGCTCTCGCACCaacggcaccaccgccggggCCTTCACGAGGGACGGCCGGACCATCCTGGTCACCTTCTGGGTCGCcagcccgccgcgcgcctcctACTTCACTTTCGATTGCTGCGACTTCCAGCCCTCCATGAACGGCAACTTGCCCAAGGCCGTCTACTCGGAGGACGACCTCGTCCTGTTCCGTTTTCCCATCGTCACCATCAGCCGTCGAGACGAAGACCAATGTCCCCTCTACAGCGAGGACAACCACTACTTCGTCtaccaggccggcaccaaGAACAGGCTGCCGTCACTTCATCTGGTAGCCGTCCCGCACCACGTAGAGTTCGGTGACCGCGGCGCTGTGCTTCTGCGTTGCCGCGACCAAGATATGTTCTACCTCGCCCTGCTTCACAGGGTCTACGGTTTTAAttacgacgacgacgagcagtATGATCTCCACCTGTATAACTCCAAGACAGGAGGATGGAACACCAAGTTGACGCATATCGATTATTCACCGAAAGAGTATTTCGAATTTGCATATCCAAACGCTGTGCTTACCATAGGAGGTGAGTCAGGTTCAGTGGCCTGGGTCAACCTCTGGCGGGGCATCCTTATCTGTCACCTTCTTCTCCCGGACAACCATATTCTTCGCTACATCCCACTACCGGTGCCCAAGCCGCCCGGGGGTTTTGCCCTCTATTCTCGGAACATGATGGTTTTTGGAGATCACATCAAGTTTTTGGAGATGTTCAGACCAAGCTGTGACTCTGGACGCACCTGTGGCACTCAAGATTTGGTGGctgcaagaaagaaaatgaaaatttcaGACATTGGTTCTGGGAACATCTGGGAGGAGGACTGTGCTGTCAATATTTCTGAGATCCCAGTGGAGAGCCTGGAGTTTGCCCAAATGCTGCCTAGTCTGAAACAGGTTACAGATACAAAGGTAACCTTGAAGAGACTCCACGCAGGTTACCCTGCCCTGAGCTTCCAGGATGCTGATGTTGTTTACATCATGCAAACACCTGTCCCTGATGAGGACAAGGCAGTGATGATTGCAGTTGATATGAAGAACAAGACTATAAAAGATGTGGCTTATTTTGGTTCTGGAAGGTATATTAGTTACCATCACACCTACCTTCAAAGTGGGATCTCCAAATATCTGGACATTTGGTCCTCCTCCAG ATCTTGGGAGAAAGCTGATGCAACAAGCGAGGACCATCTATCAAGCTAA